GCCGATTATGGGCATGTCTACGATGGGCCTCAGAATGGTCTGCGAGGATACGGGCATCATTCCCGGCACTGGGAGGGTTATTGGGGTGTCTTGGTGGAGCTGCTGTTCTGGGCTCTGGGGCATTGGCTGGCGCAGCTGCTGTTGTGGATACTAGTGTGCTTCACGCGTACCTCGTGGAGGAGGATGTGCTCCACCCTGTGGCGGCTGGGCTGCTCGAGGCGCTGGAGGAGCCGGTGGCGCCGTCTATCGTGGTGCATGAGCTTGTGTGGAGTCTGAGGCGGCGGCTCGGCCCTGGTGCTGCGGGGTCGCGGGTGGGCTGGCTGCTTGCTGGCGGGCTTCGGGTGGAGCCAGTGGTGCTCGGGGACGTCTGGTTCGCGTTGCGTGACCCCCGGCGCTACGAGGACCTGGTTGTGGTCGCTGTGGCCCGGAGGCTGGGGCTCCCGCTGGCTACGCTCGACGAGGGTATGGCGAGGCTGGCATCCCGGTACGGCGTAGAGGTTCTATCCGCGCAGCGGTAGGCGGTGGCCCTGGGCGCTGTGGAGGGGCACGTGTGTGGAGGTGGTGGGGCACCGTGCTAACACGGTGAGGTGGCTCCGCCGCCACCTCGCCTGCACCCGCAGCGTGGAGGTGGACGTGTACCTGCGCGGCGGCGTCCCCGTCGCGGGGCACCTTCTGCCCCGGGCGAGGCCGCTGCTCCTCCGGGAGAGGCTAGCCCGGCTCCTCGAGGGCCTACACTTCACCCCTAGCAGGCCGCTACGAGAGCTGCTGGCCCATGTGCCGCCGGGGAGCATGGTTATGCTCGACCTCAAGGACCGGGTGCCCCCGCGGCTCCTCGCCGACTC
The window above is part of the Pyrodictium abyssi genome. Proteins encoded here:
- a CDS encoding PIN domain-containing protein, with the translated sequence MAGAAAVVDTSVLHAYLVEEDVLHPVAAGLLEALEEPVAPSIVVHELVWSLRRRLGPGAAGSRVGWLLAGGLRVEPVVLGDVWFALRDPRRYEDLVVVAVARRLGLPLATLDEGMARLASRYGVEVLSAQR